One window from the genome of Nicotiana tomentosiformis chromosome 5, ASM39032v3, whole genome shotgun sequence encodes:
- the LOC138892657 gene encoding uncharacterized protein, which produces MPNFVRRPPRQYTLIAEPIDQLYERLKATGYVTPIPVVAMENSSQWVNPNKTCAYHSGINGHTIDECRTLKDKIQTLIDTKVIQAKETAPNVHNNPLPDHMGEGVNMIETNEEWDPEGSIGLIREEDDPKMPPVTLTPIVVHIQSPIEVEVATPTPFEVEVTTPSATPTPFEVEVTAPFNVTVAPTPYFNSNVVPWDYTAKARRKGKGKMEETGAAQGINKTGRVYTPEHLGGTSKEAASRQPVIETDPDDLWRKVQAREYFVVDHLNKTPAQISILSLLQNSEAHRNALIKVLNEAYVPNNITSGEMANMVGQVLETHNITFHEDELPPEGLSHNRALRITVQCEDKFIARVLIDGGSSLNICPLTTLKRLGKGLHEIRAGTMNVKAFDGYQRATIGETNLCLEMGPTWFDVEFQVLDISASYNMLLG; this is translated from the coding sequence ATGCCAAATTTCGTCCGTAGGCCGCCAAGACAATACACTCTTATTGCCGAACCTATTGACCAGTTGTATGAGAGATTGAAAGCTACCGGTTATGTCACTCCTATTCCCGTTGTCGCCATGGAAAATTCttctcaatgggtcaatccgaACAAGACATGTGCCTACCATTCGGGTATAAATGGTCACACTATTGATGAATGTCGTACTCTGAAGGATAAGATCCAGACGCTGATTGATACCAAAGTTATACAGGCAAAAGAGACTGCACCTAATGTTCACAACAATCCCCTCCCGGATCACATGGGTGAAGGGGTAAATATGATAGAAACTAATGAAGAATGGGATCCGGAAGGGTCAATTGGGCTCATTCGAGAAGAGGATGATCCCAAAATGCCTCCAGTTACTCTCACACCTATTGTGGTACATATACAGTCaccgattgaagttgaggtagccacACCGACTCCGttcgaggttgaagtaacaacgcccTCAGCCACGCCAACTCCGTTCGAAGTAGAAGTGACCGCACCATTCAACGTAACGGTAGCACCCACACCATATTTTAATTCCAATGTTGTGCCCTGGGACTATACTGCAAAAGCAAGGAGGAAAGGaaaagggaaaatggaagaaactggtgcagcTCAAGGTATAAACaaaactggtagggtttacacgcccgagcatttggggggaacaagtaaagaagccgcttccaGGCAGCCTGTCATTGAAACCGacccggatgatctttggagaaaggtgcaagcaagggagtatttTGTGGtcgatcatttgaacaaaacccctgctcagatatccattctatcactactgcagaattctgaggcacataGGAACGCGTTGAtaaaagtgttgaatgaggcttatgtacccaataacattaccagtggagagatggccaacatggtaggacAAGTATTGGAAACCCATAAtatcactttccacgaagatgaattGCCACCAGAAGGGTTGAGCCATAACAGGGCGTTGCGTATCACAGTACAATGCGAAgacaaattcattgccagggtcttaatagatgggggttcaagtctcaacatctgcccgttgactactttgaagaggttaggtaaaggtttgcatgagatacgagcaggaactaTGAACGTAAAAGCGTTCGATGGGTATCAAAGGGCCACAATCGGAGAAACCAACCTCTGCTTAGAAATGggtccgacttggtttgatgttgaattccaAGTGCTTGACATATCCGCCTCATACAATATGCTATTGGGATGA
- the LOC138892656 gene encoding uncharacterized protein has protein sequence MMKSLSINVPLVESLEKIPGYVKFMKDLVTKRRSMNCETIKMKHQVSAIVHSMAPKLEDLDTFTIPCTIGRPDFAKALCDIGASINLMPYSVFKILGIGKPRPTFMRLQMADRTLKRPLSIIDDVLVRVDKFILPADFVILDCEVDYEVPIILGRPFLATGKVLVDMKAGEDEKVVFHVCKSIRQPNNNEVVRLWT, from the coding sequence atgatgaagagcttatctattaatgtgccattggttgagtcTTTGGAGAAAATTCCCGGATATgtaaagttcatgaaggatttggtgacaaagaggaggtcgatgaattgtgagactataaagATGAAACATCAAGTGAGcgcaattgtgcactcaatggctcctaaattggaagatctcgacactttcacaatcccttgcaccatTGGAAGGCctgactttgccaaagctctttgtgatataggggcgagtatcaacttgatgccctactcggttTTTAAAAtattgggaattgggaaaccaagacccactttTATGAGgctacaaatggcggatcgtactTTGAAGAGACCATTgagtattattgatgatgtgttggttcgagttgataagttcatcctcccggcggactttgtgattcttgattgtgaagtagactacgaggtgcctattattttgggtagacctttccttgctacgggaaaGGTACTTGTTGATATGAAAGCCGGCGAggatgaaaaggtggttttccatgtgtgcaaatctataagGCAACCAAATAACAATGAagttgttcgtttgtggacttag
- the LOC138892658 gene encoding uncharacterized protein: MVEELKKLTSRVQGVEGGKGIEGLNYEDLCIQPDVELSEGYKPPKFEMFDGTCDPKVHLRTYCDKLEGVGNDERIRMKLFMRILTGDALSWYISQNPKKWVSWVNMASDFMDWFRFNTENTPDIFYIQYLKKKPTKTFCEYATRWRLEATKVTSALEEEQMNKFFVRAQDPQYYERLMVIENHKFSDIIKLGERIEEGIKSGIVTNFEALQATNKALQSGVYPRRKK, translated from the coding sequence atgGTAGAGGAACTTAAGAAGCTCACAAGCCGAGTCCAGGGTGTCGAAGGGGgtaaaggcattgagggtttgaactatgaagatctgtgtattcagccagatgtagaactgtccgagggttacaaacctcccaagtttgagatgtttgatgGAACATGTGACCCAAAGGTGCATCTAAGGACATACTGTGACAAGCTTGAAGGAGTTGGAAATGATGAAAGGATtcgcatgaaactgttcatgagAATCCTCACTGGAGATGCCCTATCGTGGTACATTAGCCAaaatccaaagaagtgggttagctGGGTAAACATGGCATCGGATTTCATGGATTGGTTCAGGTTTAATACAGAGAATACGCCAGATATATTCTATATCCAGTATCTCAAAAAGAAGCCAACAAAGACTttctgcgagtatgctactcgatggagATTGGAAGCTACGAAGGTAACGTCGGCATTGGAAGAAGAGCAGATGAACAAGTTCTTCGTCCGGGCCCAAGATCCACAATACTACGAAAGGTTAATGGTTATCGAGAATCACAAATTCTCCGACATTATCAAATTGGGGGAAAGGATTGAAGAAGGGATCAAGAGTGGAATAGTAACTAATTTTGAGGCATTACAGGCTACgaataaagctttgcagtcaggggtatatccaagaagaaagaagtag